ATTTTTATTATATTTTAAGAAAATTTCTGGAAGGTATATAGATATATGGAAGCTGCAATAATCTTGGCAGATCTACCTGAAGCTTATGCTATGTTTAAGCCCTTGGTAGACGTTTTGCCTCTCATTCCCGTGTTCTTTCTTCTTTTAGCTTTTGTTTGGCAAGCAGCAGTAGGATTTAAGTAAACTAACTCTACTAGCATTAATTATCAAGCATCCACAATTAGCTGGGTGCTTTTTTGTATTTTGTTTAGTGTAATTTCTACTTCTTAAAATACTGAACAAACGATAGTATTTAATTGTCTTAAAAAAAGTTTCAGCATCACAGATGCTATTAGGGGTAAAAATGCAAGCAGAATCTAATTTCGATAAACAAAAATTGCTTTCTGCCATGGCTCATGGCTCAGTATTTATTAGTGCCTTAGTAGTCTCTATAGGTATACCAATTGCAATTTTAGTAGTGTCTGAGGATGTTTTAGTTAAGGAAAACGCCAAAGAAGCAATTAACTTTCATCTAAATGTGTGGCTTGTTGGAGGCATTATTGCTATCCTTTCCTTTTTCACCCTTGGTTTATTAGGTTTTATTTTAGGACCTATATGGCTCTTAGTTCATTGGGGTTTTTCAATTTGGGCAGTCGTTCAATGTTTACAAACCCCAGAAAAAGCTTTTCGCTATCCATTTATCTTTCGATTAGTTTAAATTACCCAGTAAACATAAGCTATAGCGTTACTGTCTTTAGGTTATGTTCTTAAGTCTGTGTAAGTACAATTCATATTGTCCGACGAGCAAATATAAAATATAAGCAAAAAAAAAGCCCTCCATCGCTGGAGGGCTTTTCCTTTAATCAATTACAATGCTTGTAATTCAAGTTTACTTAACCGTTGATAGCAGGAGCAGTTAATGCTACAGGAGCAATATCGCCACTAGCAAGATCAAGCGGGAAGTTGTGAGCGTTACGTTCGTGCATTACTTCAAAACCTAGGTTGGCTCGGTTTAAGATGTCTGCCCAAGTGTTGACTACACGCCCTTGTGAATCCATTACCGACTGGTTGAAGTTGAATCCATTTAGGTTGAACGCCATGGTGGATATTCCCATTGCTGTTAACCAGATTCCAATCACTGGCCATGCTCCTAAGAAGAAGTGCAAAGCTCTGGAGTTGTTAAAGGACGCATATTGGAAGATTAGACGACCGAAGTAGCCGTGGGCTGCGACGATGTTGTATGTTTCTTCTTCTTGTCCGAATTTGTATCCGTAGTTTTGTGATTCGGTTTCGGTTGTTTCACGTACTAAGGACGATGTTACTAGTGAACCGTGCATGGCAGAGAATAATGCTCCACCGAATACTCCTGCTACTCCTAACATATGGAAGGGGTGCATCAGAATATTGTGTTCTGCTTGGAATACCAACATGAAGTTGAATGTTCCAGAGATACCCAGAGGCATTCCATCACTGAAGCTTCCTTGTCCTAGTGGATAGATTAGAAATACTGCTGTGGCTGCTGATACTGGTGCTGAGTAGGCTACACATATCCAAGGACGCATTCCTAAACGGAATGATAGTTCCCACTGACGACCGAGGTATGAGAATACGCCGATTAGGAAGTGAAAGACAATCAGTTGGTATGGTCCACCGTTATACAGCCACTCGTCAAGTGAGGCTGCTTCCCAAATTGGGTAGAAGTGAAGTCCAATGGCGTTAGAACTAGGTACTACTGCACCAGAAATTATGTTGTTTCCGTAAAGCAAGGAACCTGCTACAGGCTCTCTGATACCATCGATGTCTACTGGTGGTGCTGCGACGAAGGCGATTAGGAAACAGGTTGTTGCTGCAAGTAGTGTAGGAATCATCAAGACGCCGAACCAACCGACATAGATACGGTTGTTGGTGCTGGTGATCCACTGACAGAACCTTTCCCAGCTATTCTGGGTTTGGGTTTGTTGTAGAGTGGTTGTCATGTGTTTTATGATTGCTTTATTTGCTTGTCGAGGTTCCGTTAAGAACAAGACTTTAGAAACGAGATAATATAATGTGTTTCTTTTGTCTATGTAAATAGATTAGCAAAATGTTTAAGAAATATCAAGGAATATTACATTGTTATTAATGATTACATATATAAGCTTTGTTTATCAATAATTTCTAGATAGCGATTAGATAATAGCAATCTTTATTGCCTGTTCATCATGTTTCAAAAAACTATTCTATTGATAAGCTTAAATTAAATAAAATAGGGAAGAGTAGATAGAGCTATGTCTAGACCAAAATCAACAGGAGTATTTATTGGTGGAATAATTGTTGGTAGCGCAGTGGGGACGGCATTAGGATTGTTAATTGCTCCTCGTACAGGAAAAGATACTCGAAAAGTAATCAAAAAGTCTGCTGATGCATTACCAGAGCTAACCGAAGATTTAGCCACTAGTCTTCAAATGCAGGCAGATCGCTTGTCTGCAAGTACTTTAGAGAATTGGGAAGGTACATTAAGTAGATTGCGTAGAGCGATCGCTGCTGGTATTGAAACTAGTCGAGAAACTAATCGTGCTGCTCAATCGAATCCTCAAAAAGATTTAAATTCTTCTATTACCGATCGCTTCT
This DNA window, taken from Pleurocapsa sp. FMAR1, encodes the following:
- a CDS encoding DUF4870 domain-containing protein, yielding MQAESNFDKQKLLSAMAHGSVFISALVVSIGIPIAILVVSEDVLVKENAKEAINFHLNVWLVGGIIAILSFFTLGLLGFILGPIWLLVHWGFSIWAVVQCLQTPEKAFRYPFIFRLV
- a CDS encoding YtxH domain-containing protein; translated protein: MSRPKSTGVFIGGIIVGSAVGTALGLLIAPRTGKDTRKVIKKSADALPELTEDLATSLQMQADRLSASTLENWEGTLSRLRRAIAAGIETSRETNRAAQSNPQKDLNSSITDRF
- a CDS encoding photosystem II reaction center protein K → MEAAIILADLPEAYAMFKPLVDVLPLIPVFFLLLAFVWQAAVGFK
- the psbA gene encoding photosystem II q(b) protein, producing MTTTLQQTQTQNSWERFCQWITSTNNRIYVGWFGVLMIPTLLAATTCFLIAFVAAPPVDIDGIREPVAGSLLYGNNIISGAVVPSSNAIGLHFYPIWEAASLDEWLYNGGPYQLIVFHFLIGVFSYLGRQWELSFRLGMRPWICVAYSAPVSAATAVFLIYPLGQGSFSDGMPLGISGTFNFMLVFQAEHNILMHPFHMLGVAGVFGGALFSAMHGSLVTSSLVRETTETESQNYGYKFGQEEETYNIVAAHGYFGRLIFQYASFNNSRALHFFLGAWPVIGIWLTAMGISTMAFNLNGFNFNQSVMDSQGRVVNTWADILNRANLGFEVMHERNAHNFPLDLASGDIAPVALTAPAING